A stretch of the Aegilops tauschii subsp. strangulata cultivar AL8/78 chromosome 4, Aet v6.0, whole genome shotgun sequence genome encodes the following:
- the LOC109754094 gene encoding MEIOTIC F-BOX protein MOF-like, whose amino-acid sequence MDAADELKRARGGGGKQSVDQLSALPDDLLHAVLSRLKARQVVRTCVLSTRWRHLWRSVSCLRIDQREFATASDGFLLERQRFKNFAHIVLRRHDAAFLEEFRLHVGFGCDFLSRYAESWVRHGISQDETWPCRLKRLHVNNVCLDSYFARHINSRCPALEDMRLKNCSFLLTEDIRFTSASLKKVVIIGFRVLENNPFGLILEAPALASLRLTGHHPHICDNDLIEMQLSLLDELFNVMSLHLSRFGVMFLVLGDDPGLYFPKFKNLKTLSLEDCDISDDFLTLKHFLRNSPNLEKLMLPCCKLFNPRPKRYTKEIMGKAHSYSQDTAIVECKNLRLTEIIYPNIEPMKVEEALEDPDWVNAMHEELHNFERNLVWTSVENPDDNHNVTGTKWVFRNKQDEDGQGLPNKARLLAQGYTQVEA is encoded by the exons ATGGACGCCGCCGACGAGCTGAAGCGtgcacgcggcggcggcggcaagcaaTCTGTGGACCAGCTGAGCGCCCTGCCGGACGACCTCCTGCACGCCGTCCTTTCGCGCCTCAAGGCCCGTCAGGTGGTGCGGACGTGCGTGCTGTCCACGCGGTGGAGGCACCTCTGGCGCTCCGTGTCGTGCCTCCGCATCGACCAGCGGGAGTTCGCCACGGCCAGCGACGGCTTCCTCCTCGAGCGGCAAAGATTCAAGAACTTTGCTCACATCGTGCTGCGACGCCACGATGCTGCGTTCCTAGAAGAATTTCGGCTGCATGTAGGCTTTGGCTGTGATTTTTTGAGTCGATATGCTGAGAGCTGGGTCCGCCACGGCATAAGTCAGGATGAGACATGGCCTTGCCGACTCAAAAGGTTGCATGTTAACAACGTGTGTTTGGACAGTTATTTTGCCAGGCACATCAATTCGCGGTGCCCTGCTCTTGAGGACATGCGACTGAAAAACTGCAGCTTCTTGCTCACCGAGGACATCAGGTTTACCTCCGCTTCCCTAAAGAAAGTGGTTATCATCGGCTTCCGTGTGCTAGAAAATAATCCTTTCGGGCTGATTTTGGAGGCTCCTGCCCTTGCTTCACTCCGCCTGACCGGGCATCATCCTCACATTTGCG ATAACGACCTGATTGAGATGCAATTGTCTTTGCTCGACGAGCTTTTCAATGTGATGAGTTTGCATTTGTCTCGTTTCGGTGTCATG TTTCTTGTTCTTGGTGATGATCCTGGTCTGTATTTCCCCAAGTTCAAAAACCTCAAGACGTTGTCCTTGGAGGATTGTGATATCAGTGATGACTTCCTCACGCTGAAGCATTTCCTACGGAACTCACCTAATTTGGAGAAGCTCATGTTGCCCTGTTGCaag CTCTTCAATCCCAGACCAAAAAGATATACAAAGGAGATAATGGGAAAGGCTCACTCATATTCCCAGGACACGGCGATTGTTGAGTGCAAGAACCTCAGGCTCACTGAAATCATATACCCGAA tattgaacctatgaaggttgaggAAGCTCTTGAGGATCCGGATTGGGTgaacgctatgcatgaagagctacacaactttgagaggaaTCTAGTGTGGACATCTGTAGAAAATCCGGACGACAACCACAATGTCACAggaaccaaatgggtgtttcggaaTAAGCAAGATGAGGATGGACAAGGTCTACCCAACAAGGCCCGGCTCCTCGCCCAGGGCTatactcaagtcgaag CTTAG